From Syntrophaceae bacterium, one genomic window encodes:
- a CDS encoding response regulator yields the protein MEKGLILLVEDEVQMRRFLKVALEGDGYRLVEAETGTMGLSQAASRNPDAVLLDLGLPDVDGLEVIRRLREWTLVPIIVLSAREQEHDKIRALDAGADDYLTKPFGVGELLARIRVAIRHADMWKGGLQEAVFMTEGLKVDFTKRQVWRDDREVHLTPLEYKLLVYLVRNAGKVVTHRQLLKEVWGPSCVEHTQYLRVYMTQLRHKLEEDPARPGYLINEPGIGYRFRYDPGS from the coding sequence GTGGAAAAGGGACTCATTCTCCTGGTGGAAGATGAAGTGCAGATGAGGCGCTTCCTCAAGGTGGCCCTCGAAGGGGACGGCTATCGCCTGGTGGAGGCCGAGACGGGGACGATGGGGCTTTCACAGGCGGCGTCCCGGAACCCCGATGCCGTTCTCCTCGATCTCGGCCTGCCCGACGTGGACGGCCTGGAAGTGATCCGAAGACTCCGGGAATGGACTCTGGTGCCGATCATTGTCCTCTCTGCCCGGGAGCAGGAGCATGACAAGATCCGGGCTCTCGATGCCGGCGCCGACGATTACCTGACGAAACCGTTCGGTGTAGGCGAGTTGCTGGCCAGGATCCGCGTTGCAATCCGCCATGCCGACATGTGGAAAGGCGGATTGCAGGAAGCGGTGTTCATGACGGAGGGCCTGAAGGTAGACTTCACAAAACGGCAGGTCTGGCGGGACGACCGGGAAGTTCACCTGACGCCCCTGGAATACAAGCTTCTTGTCTATCTCGTGCGGAACGCCGGCAAAGTGGTGACCCACCGGCAGTTGCTCAAGGAAGTCTGGGGACCGAGCTGCGTCGAACACACCCAGTATCTGCGCGTGTACATGACCCAGTTGCGGCATAAGCTGGAGGAAGATCCCGCCCGCCCCGGCTATCTGATCAATGAGCCCGGGATCGGCTATCGCTTTCGATACGATCCCGGTTCATGA
- a CDS encoding DUF169 domain-containing protein, whose protein sequence is MDSQQRIEAAESIRNTLRLRTFPVAVKFLKDKKDFPEKTRRPSTAMGKRVAVCQAVTMARVYGWTVGLAKEDLVCVPAAIAFGFSDAEDSASALARLFCGGSYSRSEEIGRMEAETIVRLGKNEYEAILLAPLQRAAFEPDTVAFYGNPAQLMRLVHAWTYRSGKRVAGHFGGKVECTEYLLAPFRTQEARIAVPGTGDRVFSLTQDDEMVFSIPGTALTDLAADLREAGKKVGASYPIPVFLNFQPEFPPLFRELGKELGIF, encoded by the coding sequence ATGGACAGCCAGCAACGGATCGAAGCGGCGGAGTCCATCCGGAACACCCTGCGGCTCAGGACGTTTCCGGTGGCGGTTAAATTCCTCAAGGACAAAAAGGATTTTCCGGAAAAGACCCGCCGGCCCTCCACGGCGATGGGCAAGCGGGTGGCCGTCTGCCAGGCCGTTACCATGGCCCGGGTCTACGGCTGGACCGTCGGACTCGCAAAGGAGGACCTGGTCTGCGTCCCGGCGGCCATCGCCTTCGGATTCAGCGATGCGGAAGACTCCGCGTCCGCCCTGGCCCGGCTCTTCTGTGGCGGAAGCTATTCCCGGAGCGAGGAAATCGGACGCATGGAGGCCGAGACGATCGTCCGTCTCGGGAAGAACGAGTATGAGGCCATCCTGCTGGCCCCCCTGCAGCGGGCGGCGTTCGAGCCGGATACCGTGGCCTTCTACGGGAACCCGGCTCAGCTCATGCGGCTCGTCCACGCCTGGACGTACCGGAGCGGGAAGCGCGTTGCGGGCCATTTCGGGGGGAAGGTGGAGTGCACGGAATACCTGCTGGCGCCTTTCCGGACACAGGAGGCACGCATCGCCGTTCCGGGCACGGGGGATCGCGTCTTCTCCCTGACACAGGACGACGAGATGGTCTTCTCCATCCCGGGAACGGCGCTCACGGATTTGGCGGCGGATCTCCGGGAGGCCGGGAAAAAGGTGGGCGCTTCGTATCCGATTCCGGTGTTTCTGAACTTCCAGCCGGAGTTCCCGCCCTTGTTCAGGGAACTGGGGAAGGAACTGGGGATCTTCTAG
- a CDS encoding CoA transferase: MGGALQGVRILDLTHAYNGPFCTMHLADHGAEILKIEKPGVGDMTREWPPIRNGESGYYAAINRNKKSISLDITKDRGKEIFKTLVRTADVVVNNFRPGTMDRLGLGYDVLKSINPRIILAEGSGFGQYGPLKDRAAYDVIAQAMGGLCDITGDADGPPMKPGTAIGDNYTGTYLALGICMALFNREKTGLGQCVDVAMLDTIFSILENAIPVLAVKGESLKRNGFIDPATSPYDLFPCRNGHVVIAAANNNTFNRLCEAMNRTDLIENGKFSNNDLRCTNREDLSVIIRAWTSGRDKEEIESCLTGKGVPVSSIYSVEEIARHPQIEAREMLVEIRHPVMGPLKVQGVPIKLSQTPGSVRTPSPILGEHTEEVLASVGIRPEEMPGMKEEGII, encoded by the coding sequence ATGGGTGGCGCATTACAAGGAGTCCGGATCCTTGATCTGACTCATGCCTACAACGGCCCGTTCTGCACGATGCACCTTGCGGACCACGGGGCCGAGATCCTGAAAATCGAAAAACCCGGCGTCGGGGACATGACGAGGGAGTGGCCGCCCATCCGGAACGGCGAGAGCGGCTACTATGCGGCGATCAACCGCAACAAGAAAAGCATCAGCCTGGACATCACAAAAGACAGGGGAAAGGAAATTTTCAAGACGCTGGTCAGAACGGCCGACGTGGTGGTGAACAATTTCCGGCCCGGCACGATGGACCGCCTGGGTCTCGGATATGACGTGCTGAAAAGCATCAATCCCCGCATCATCCTGGCCGAAGGCTCCGGGTTCGGCCAGTACGGACCGCTGAAGGACCGGGCCGCCTACGACGTCATCGCCCAGGCGATGGGCGGGCTCTGCGATATCACGGGGGATGCCGATGGACCCCCGATGAAGCCGGGAACGGCCATCGGCGACAACTACACCGGCACATACCTGGCCCTCGGAATCTGCATGGCCCTCTTCAATCGGGAAAAAACGGGCCTCGGGCAGTGTGTGGACGTCGCCATGCTCGACACGATCTTCTCCATCCTGGAGAACGCCATTCCCGTCCTGGCAGTCAAGGGAGAGAGCCTCAAGAGGAACGGGTTCATCGATCCGGCAACCAGTCCTTATGACCTTTTCCCCTGCAGGAACGGGCACGTCGTCATCGCCGCGGCGAACAACAACACCTTCAACCGGCTCTGCGAAGCCATGAACCGGACGGACCTCATCGAAAACGGGAAATTCTCCAACAACGACCTGCGCTGCACCAACAGGGAGGATTTGTCCGTCATCATCCGGGCATGGACGTCGGGCCGGGACAAGGAAGAAATCGAGTCCTGCCTTACCGGGAAGGGAGTGCCCGTATCATCCATTTACTCCGTGGAAGAGATAGCCAGGCACCCGCAGATCGAGGCCCGGGAAATGCTCGTCGAGATCCGGCACCCGGTCATGGGGCCCCTGAAGGTCCAGGGCGTGCCGATCAAACTGTCCCAGACGCCCGGCAGCGTCCGTACGCCCTCCCCCATTCTGGGCGAGCACACGGAAGAGGTGCTTGCGTCCGTCGGCATCCGTCCGGAGGAAATGCCCGGCATGAAGGAAGAGGGGATCATATGA
- a CDS encoding enoyl-CoA hydratase/isomerase family protein, whose translation MEESVQYSRKGNVGIITFNRPHRLNAINEGFLDHFMAALIKAMKDEEAVTVIMTGAGKSFCAGEDLKETSSGKSFEKWIREADLLQDVQRLTLRLNKPLIGMVRGYAVGGGCEFALSCDFRVADETAKFGFPETGIGLTITQAGTKLLSQIVGLGKAKELAFTGEFIDAQEALRIGMVNYVYRAGELEEKTLALCEKIGRRSPLSLRLTRSAIDLGLNCGFDQILEIEAAHLMAVGGGGNEKTFLEKRMKEHGMKKE comes from the coding sequence ATGGAAGAATCGGTACAGTACAGTCGAAAAGGCAACGTGGGCATCATCACGTTCAACAGGCCTCATCGGCTGAATGCAATCAACGAGGGATTTCTCGATCATTTCATGGCCGCCCTGATCAAGGCGATGAAGGATGAAGAGGCCGTCACGGTGATCATGACGGGAGCCGGCAAGTCGTTCTGTGCCGGGGAAGACCTGAAGGAAACATCGTCCGGAAAGAGTTTTGAGAAGTGGATCCGGGAGGCGGACCTGCTTCAGGACGTGCAGAGGCTGACCCTGCGGTTGAACAAGCCGCTGATCGGCATGGTGCGGGGGTACGCTGTCGGCGGCGGCTGCGAATTCGCCCTGAGCTGCGACTTCCGCGTGGCCGACGAGACGGCCAAGTTCGGATTTCCCGAAACGGGAATCGGGCTGACCATCACCCAGGCGGGAACCAAGCTGCTCTCCCAGATCGTCGGCCTCGGAAAGGCAAAAGAACTTGCCTTTACAGGCGAATTCATCGACGCCCAGGAAGCGCTCCGCATCGGTATGGTCAATTATGTCTACCGTGCCGGCGAACTGGAAGAGAAAACGCTGGCATTATGCGAGAAAATCGGCAGGCGCTCTCCCCTTTCCCTCCGGCTGACCCGTTCCGCCATCGATCTCGGTCTCAACTGCGGTTTCGACCAGATTCTGGAGATCGAGGCCGCGCATCTGATGGCCGTGGGCGGCGGGGGCAATGAAAAAACGTTCCTTGAAAAGAGGATGAAGGAACACGGGATGAAGAAAGAGTGA
- a CDS encoding TetR/AcrR family transcriptional regulator → MKDKLKSIAIQLFYQKGYHACSISNIAERAGIQKSSIYYHYMNKEELLYDILKKTMDDLNKSLHEIITNTEGTEGQLKAIIGNHLHFHMERQKEVIIADSELRGLTADNLRSVIRMRDDYDKKIKEIIKKGIDEGIFINRDPRVVTNAIVTMCSQISTWFNPLGNLSKDEIIDIYTKMIFDGLKIKK, encoded by the coding sequence ATGAAGGATAAACTCAAATCCATCGCCATTCAGCTGTTCTACCAGAAGGGTTATCATGCCTGCAGCATCAGCAACATTGCCGAGAGAGCCGGCATTCAGAAATCAAGTATCTATTATCATTACATGAACAAGGAAGAACTTCTGTACGACATCCTGAAGAAAACCATGGATGACCTGAATAAGAGTCTTCACGAAATCATCACAAACACTGAAGGCACCGAAGGTCAATTGAAGGCGATCATCGGGAATCATCTTCATTTTCACATGGAACGACAGAAGGAAGTCATCATTGCGGACTCGGAACTGCGCGGACTCACGGCTGACAACCTGAGATCCGTGATCCGGATGCGCGACGATTATGACAAGAAAATCAAGGAGATCATAAAAAAAGGAATTGATGAAGGAATCTTCATTAACAGGGATCCCAGGGTTGTGACGAACGCGATTGTCACCATGTGCTCCCAGATATCCACCTGGTTCAATCCCCTGGGAAATCTATCCAAGGATGAGATTATTGATATTTACACGAAAATGATTTTTGACGGGTTGAAAATCAAGAAGTAA
- a CDS encoding adenylate/guanylate cyclase domain-containing protein, protein MSYKKSIYLSASEDRLEKLIEDRMQPGADKEKIDSRIWDLFGEHWCVMFTDLSGFSRNVARFGIIHFLQTIFESQRILIPIIEDHDGILLKVEGDSFLVIFRNVRKALDCSIAMQHTLMTYNENRPEEERILLCVGLGYGRILRIGDTDVFGAEVNAASKLGEDTAKAWEILMTQAVYESAKDIQGLGFEEIDEVPPGSSRAYRVKYL, encoded by the coding sequence ATGTCGTACAAGAAATCCATTTATCTCAGCGCGTCGGAGGACCGGCTGGAAAAGCTGATCGAAGACCGGATGCAGCCGGGAGCGGACAAGGAAAAAATCGACAGCCGCATCTGGGATCTGTTCGGGGAACACTGGTGCGTCATGTTCACCGATCTCTCGGGATTCTCCCGCAACGTCGCCCGATTCGGGATCATCCATTTCCTGCAGACGATCTTTGAATCCCAGCGCATCCTGATCCCGATCATCGAGGACCACGACGGCATCCTGCTGAAGGTGGAGGGGGACAGTTTCCTGGTGATCTTCCGGAACGTCCGGAAGGCGTTGGATTGCTCGATCGCGATGCAGCACACACTCATGACGTACAACGAAAACCGGCCCGAGGAGGAGCGGATTCTCCTCTGCGTCGGACTGGGCTACGGCCGGATCCTCAGGATCGGGGACACCGACGTCTTCGGCGCGGAAGTCAACGCCGCCAGCAAGCTCGGGGAGGACACCGCGAAGGCCTGGGAGATCCTGATGACGCAGGCGGTTTATGAAAGTGCGAAAGACATCCAGGGCCTCGGGTTCGAGGAAATCGACGAGGTTCCGCCGGGATCCAGCAGGGCCTATCGGGTGAAGTACCTCTGA
- a CDS encoding lytic transglycosylase domain-containing protein, with product MRTLRRAWTRLAVILSLALFLLPVVAFAQNRPAPSVPYFDIPAQATLFGETVPLERRDLREILDESLVITAYNYERVILLMKRAARYFPYLEKKLHERGLPDDLKYVAVAESSLRTYAYSSARAVGPWQFIEATAKRNGLRVNAWFDDRLSFERSTEAALSYFEVLYKKFGSWTLAAAAYNSGEQRITNAIATQGQKDYFNLNLPIETEQYIFRILAAKIILSNPQFFGYRIPASLLYPPLVFDRVEFDAPREIPVTLLAKACDTTYKDIREMNPEIRGDALPAGRHSLYVPRGKAERFKAALPELLASEPSKSGKARHPRKKRRR from the coding sequence ATGAGAACCCTTCGACGGGCCTGGACCCGGCTGGCGGTGATCCTGTCCCTTGCACTCTTTCTGTTGCCGGTCGTCGCTTTTGCCCAGAACAGACCCGCCCCATCGGTCCCTTATTTCGACATTCCGGCTCAGGCGACCCTCTTCGGCGAGACCGTTCCCCTGGAGCGGCGGGATCTGCGGGAGATCCTGGACGAATCGCTCGTCATTACCGCCTATAATTACGAGCGGGTCATCCTGTTGATGAAGCGGGCCGCCCGCTATTTCCCGTACCTGGAGAAAAAGCTCCACGAGCGCGGGCTCCCGGACGATTTGAAGTACGTCGCCGTTGCGGAGAGCTCGCTCCGCACCTATGCGTACTCCTCGGCGCGAGCCGTGGGCCCCTGGCAGTTCATCGAAGCCACGGCAAAGCGAAATGGCCTCCGGGTCAACGCCTGGTTCGACGACCGGCTCAGTTTTGAGCGATCCACCGAGGCCGCCCTGAGTTACTTTGAGGTCCTTTACAAGAAATTCGGCTCCTGGACCCTCGCCGCCGCCGCGTACAACTCCGGGGAGCAGCGGATCACCAACGCCATCGCCACCCAGGGCCAGAAGGACTATTTCAACCTGAACCTGCCCATCGAAACGGAGCAGTACATCTTCCGCATCCTCGCCGCCAAAATCATCCTTTCGAATCCGCAGTTCTTCGGCTACCGGATCCCCGCCAGCCTCCTCTATCCGCCTCTTGTCTTCGACCGGGTGGAGTTCGATGCCCCCCGGGAGATCCCCGTGACCCTGCTGGCCAAGGCCTGTGACACCACCTACAAGGACATCCGGGAGATGAACCCGGAGATACGGGGAGACGCTCTCCCCGCGGGCCGACATAGCCTGTACGTCCCGCGCGGCAAGGCGGAGCGCTTCAAGGCCGCATTGCCGGAACTCCTGGCCAGCGAGCCGTCCAAGAGCGGCAAGGCCAGGCATCCCCGGAAGAAGAGAAGGCGCTGA